The Lutibacter profundi genome includes a region encoding these proteins:
- a CDS encoding GNAT family N-acetyltransferase has product MDFKIRKGKITDMPAVLELIQELAHFENEPNAVEVTVADLEQHGFENFPLFKTFIAELDDEIVGMALFYPRYSTWKGPTIHLEDLIVKKNKRGLNIGRALYTKVLEFGYKKGVKRIEWVVLDWNTPAIEFYKKTGAIILDDWNTVQIDDKAIKKYLETTVI; this is encoded by the coding sequence ATGGATTTTAAAATAAGAAAAGGAAAAATTACAGATATGCCTGCTGTATTGGAATTAATACAAGAATTAGCCCACTTTGAAAACGAACCTAATGCCGTTGAAGTTACAGTAGCTGATTTAGAACAACATGGATTTGAAAATTTCCCACTATTTAAAACTTTTATAGCAGAATTAGATGATGAAATTGTTGGAATGGCATTATTTTATCCAAGATATTCAACTTGGAAAGGACCAACAATTCATTTGGAAGATTTAATTGTTAAAAAAAACAAAAGAGGATTAAATATTGGCAGGGCTTTATACACGAAGGTTCTTGAATTTGGTTATAAAAAGGGTGTAAAACGAATTGAATGGGTGGTTTTAGATTGGAATACACCAGCAATAGAATTTTATAAAAAAACAGGAGCTATAATTTTAGATGATTGGAATACTGTGCAAATAGATGATAAAGCAATAAAAAAATATTTGGAAACAACGGTGATATAA
- the fbp gene encoding class 1 fructose-bisphosphatase gives MKKNNLTLGEFIIENQKHYKSTSGEFSRLISSIKLAAKIVNYKVNKAGLVDILGDAGDTNIQGEDQQKLDVYANDVFMQTLINREIVCGIASEEEDDYVTIKGKHETNENKYVVLMDPLDGSSNIDVNVSVGTIFSIYKRVTPTGTPVDKIDFLQRGNQQVAAGYVVYGTSTMLVLTSGSGVNGFTLNPAIGSFYLSHPNMKFPENGTIYSINEGNYVHFPQGVKDYLKYCQEEKENRPYTSRYIGSLVSDFHRNMIKGGIYIYPTSTKNPKGKLRLLYECNPMAFLAEQANGKASDGYVRILDIKPTELHQRVPFFCGSKSMVKKLEEFMAKYPKDANY, from the coding sequence ATGAAAAAAAACAACCTTACTTTAGGAGAGTTTATAATTGAAAATCAAAAACATTACAAATCAACTTCAGGTGAATTTTCTCGTTTAATAAGTTCTATTAAATTGGCTGCAAAAATTGTTAATTATAAAGTTAACAAGGCAGGGTTGGTTGATATTTTAGGTGATGCAGGAGATACAAATATACAAGGAGAAGATCAACAAAAACTTGATGTATATGCAAATGATGTATTTATGCAAACCCTTATTAATAGGGAAATTGTTTGTGGTATTGCAAGTGAAGAAGAAGATGATTATGTAACTATTAAAGGAAAACACGAAACAAACGAAAATAAATATGTTGTATTGATGGATCCTTTGGATGGCTCATCAAACATAGATGTAAACGTTTCTGTTGGTACCATTTTTTCAATATATAAAAGGGTAACTCCAACGGGCACGCCTGTAGATAAAATAGATTTTTTACAGCGTGGAAACCAACAAGTTGCAGCAGGATATGTTGTTTATGGGACTTCAACAATGTTAGTATTAACTTCTGGCAGTGGTGTTAATGGTTTTACTTTAAATCCGGCAATTGGTTCTTTCTATTTATCGCATCCAAATATGAAATTTCCTGAAAACGGAACTATCTACTCTATAAACGAAGGAAATTATGTACATTTTCCGCAGGGCGTAAAAGATTATTTAAAATATTGTCAAGAAGAAAAAGAAAATAGACCTTATACTTCTCGGTATATTGGTTCTTTAGTATCTGATTTTCATCGGAATATGATTAAAGGAGGTATTTATATTTATCCAACAAGTACCAAAAACCCAAAAGGAAAATTAAGATTGTTGTATGAATGTAACCCTATGGCTTTTTTAGCAGAACAAGCTAATGGGAAAGCTAGCGATGGTTATGTTCGAATTTTAGATATTAAACCAACCGAGCTACATCAACGTGTGCCCTTTTTCTGTGGAAGTAAATCTATGGTTAAAAAACTCGAAGAATTTATGG